Within Spinacia oleracea cultivar Varoflay chromosome 4, BTI_SOV_V1, whole genome shotgun sequence, the genomic segment gattcaattataattattttgttaacaatATTTTATTCTGTTTTCCTCAACAAAAGATAACAATCTACACATGGAGAAAATTTTGTAAATGATCTTTTATATTTTTGGTGACAAATATAACCAATACAAGAtatcttttataaaaaaaattactccattatacggagtatatagtaggactttaaaaaaaaattgacgtGTCTACTGATGCTAACAAattacactacaaaaatttaGCACATAAGTATTTACAAGTATTTTGTATCACCAATGACACATAAATTAGCACATTAATAGTTTCAAAGCAGACACATAAACTTTTACAAATAAACATTACGGATTAGCACATAAAAGTTTTCCAAATAAGAGAcataaatattttacaaataaattatcacataaatattttccAAGGCAGTTACAAATAGAGTCACGAGTATGAATAAGAGTGTATAAAAACAATACTATATCACTCTATAATATTTTGACAATGTAACTAAATTCGATTATTATAACCGCCATTGGTTGTAAAATTTTATACGTTGTATATTTAGCAACTTAATTCGATAATTATCACCTCCGTtgatagtaatattttactacTTTAAAAAAAGTGGAGCGCTAAAAGCCTCCCCATGttactcaaaaccgccccaCTATTTTACCCATATACCCTCATTTGTTTATCCCATCATTCAATATTTACCATCCTCATTTACCCTCTTACCTTCCCACCCCAAACCGGTCCACCACCGGCCAACACCGCCGACCAGCACCCCCGTCCACCATCGTCGCCACCACCACGTTGCCAGCGACAAAATGCGTATTAATGTTTACATGGCCGAGTCTACCGGTGGAAGGTGGAATTCgcaaagagttttttttttggtccgGAAAAAGTTtcagaaacttatgcatttttagcttgtacaATGGTATAGGCTTATGaaatttaagcttgtaccatggtacagaatTATGAGTTTTTAATTTgcttcgaccatggtatagacttatgcatattaagctcacaccatggcgtagacttatgaattttaagctccgtccatggtacgagcttaaaatgcataagtctataccatggtcgAAACTAAAatctcataagtctgtaccatggcaCAAGTTTGAAATTCATAAGCCTGTACAAGGTACAAGCTAAAAATACATAAGTTTCTAAAAATTTTTccgaacaaaaaaataaataaattcggcGTTACTCCAGTAGATTCGGCCATGTAAACATTATTATGCATTTTTTCGCaggtggtggcggtggtggtggtggacggAGGTGGGAATGTAAGAGGGTAAATAAGGATGGTAAATGTTGAATGAGGGGGTAAATAAAGAAAGGTATATGGGTGTGATTCGGTTTGAGCAACGGATCTTGACGTGAAACATCTTCGTAATGAAAATGGAGggaaaaaaataagtaaatatgAGTGTTAAAgataatttcaaaatccatatacatattttcaattttatcaaTCTATAAATATAAACATGTCCATTATTACTCAGTAAAATAGATTGATTATAATTAGTATATAAGGATGCATTGATGTGGAGCTGACAAGTATCACTCTCTAATTGTATTTCTTTGTTGTTGAACAttcaaaaaagaagaaaataggagagttaaaaaaaaatctcatagtCCATATAAATATTTGTAGTTTATTAATCTAAAATGTAAACATCTCCACTATTACTCGAAAAgtagattgattttaattagtgAAAAAGtgatattaaaattttataaacttgaATCTTACAAGTGATATACTATCCTTGCAATAATGAACTATTTGATATATATGTAACTTAGTTATCTGACGCGGGGATGGAGGAAAGTTTTTGACCCTCGGCATGGTTCGCCCCATCATCGATCCCAGGTGGCTGGAGATGGAGATAAGTTTGTGGGTTATGGTAATGAAACATGTATTTGATGCAGGTGGTGGGGTTATCCACCGTGGGTAGGACCTGACTGCCTTACTTATCCTTTATCAAATTGATTATGAgtatatcaatattttttttaatactaaCGTACATATTATAATTTTGTATATTTACTCGATCACCCTAATCAGACAACTAAGTTGCCAAACAGTCTAGAACATAGTTTTAAAATTCACTCTCATACCAAAAAAACTTGCCGGACCATGGTTGAGCATGAGACGGGTGTGGATTTCGCCATTTCGGGTTGGGTGATGGAGCGAGGATGAGTTTTATTTTGTACCCAGCGAGGGTGGGATCAGGATTGTGTTTGAGATGAGGATGAGTATCATACTTATCGTAGGTAGTGAGGATAAGAACAAGATAAGCAAGTACGGTTATGGAGGGATCAATCCTCCACACTCGCCCCACGTCGAAGTCATCTGTAGCTAAATAAAATAGACTGAGTGTTAAGTGATCGAGTATAAAGATACATGGTGTGTCGAGTATTAGGTGGATATGATTATCGAAGTAAATGATGGATGTAAATGACTTTACTTATTGACACGGGTGATGACCAaagtgaaaataattttatatacGTACCCTTagtcattttaatttttttacaaataaaataaaataagagactGAACGGGTCATAACATATCTATCGtgtattagttttaattagaaGAATATCGATAAGCACTATTGATTATAATTGTCAATAACTGTAATTTAGTtttcattcaaaattaatttataaCTGTCCCGCTTTGAAGTCAACTTTAGCTGAATAAAGTAGATGGCAGAGGTAAGTGTTAAGTGATGAGGTAAATGGTGGGACGAGTATTAGATGGGTATGGTATCGAAGTAAACGATGGATGAAAATAACTTTTTGTTTGACACGGATGGTGAACGGggctgaaaataattttatatgcATTATTTGTTTTAACCTTTTTAAGAAATATTACATTGAATGGTGCAATAACAGATCTATCAATAATTATTCCCTTAATTTTAATTGGAAGAATATCTATAATTTTTATCTTACAAAAAAATATCGGTGGCGGAGTGGGGATGATTTTTAGGCAGGTAACAGGGTGGAAGGACCATCCTCCGCCCCCGTCATGCCCTGCTTTGAAGTCAACTTTAGCTTAATAAAGTAGATGGCGGGGATAAGTGTTAAGTGATAACGAATATTAGGCGGGTATGGTATCGAAATAAAGGatggatgaaaataattttttgtttgacACAGATGGTAGACGGGGCTGAAAACAATTTATATGCATAATTTGTTTTAACTTTTTCAAGAAATCTTACATTGAATGGGGCAATAACAGATCTATCGATAAGATCTATTTAGATGATTATTGCCTATAACTATAGTTTAGATTTcatgcaaaattaatatttagattataagtcgtgcatcgcacgggttttATACTACTTTTACTTAAAAGTTAAGACTGTCTAATAAAAAACTTACTCTTAGAAATATTTTATAGCAAAATTGGGCCTTGCTTTTGTTGGCTTCAATTCTAGCCCGACAACCCAAGGCCATGCAGATGGTAGTGTCCTAATCCCACTTTTTGACCCATAATAATGAAGCAAAATTATTGTATTCTTGCTTTGTGCAAatccttaaaaaaaataaaaaaaatcatatttatataatAATTAAATCGAATTTGTGGATATGAGTGGGTAAAGTTTTGAGAGGTGGTATTTAAGATTGGGATTAAATATCGTCTACATATTTGTTGGCTTGCTTTTTGTGGCTCCCTCCACgttcaaaaaagaaaagaaaaaatatatttaaagttGAATTTAATAAGAGAAAAGTATTTATTTTGCTTTAAGATGTGAAATGAAGATGAGTGCAAGACGGATTGTCACTTTTTACCTTTGAACTTTGAAGTAGGTTTAGGGCATTTTATGCAgactttttttaataaatagttgACCAACCAACAAAAGCTTTATTTCATTTGAACTTTACTAATAAATTTCAAGGCCAATAAATCAAATCACTATAAAAAGATACGAAAATATTGCACCAAATTCCTATAAATAATCAACCCATTCTTCGCCAAACACTGCACCTCACaaacaacacaacacacacaaaaTGAAGTTATCATTTCTTAATCTTTTTTGTGCCATTTTAGCCACCACTCTTCTCACATTATCCCACGCCGACGACGACAACCAAAAACAGTTCCTTGAAGTGCACAACGCCGCCCGTACGCAAGTGGGTGCGCCACCCCTTAAATGGAACACCACCCTTACGACGTTCGCGCAAAACTTCGCCGACAAAGTCAAGCAAACATGTGATAACACGGTGAAGTCCGGTGGcccttacggtgagaacacgGCCGCCGGGTACGGCGCTTTTACGACGGTTGATGCGGTTAACCAGTGGGTGGGGGAGAAGCAGAACTATGATCATAATTCGAATGTTTGTTTGAAGGGTAAAGAATGTAAGCATTataaacaggtggtttggaagGATAGTTTATCTGTTGGGTGTGCTAGTATCACTTGTGGCGCCGGTTGGCCTTTTGTTGTTTGTGAATATTATCCACCTGGCAATGTTCCCGGTAAATTGCCTTATTAAAACTCGGGTCGGACTCGGACTACAATTACTTTGGCTCGGGTTACTCATGATCAACTCTACTTTAAAATGTTTTTTCTTAGAAtgtgattttagttagttttggATCATATTGTAGTACTTCTCCTTATGGAGTTATTGGCCTTATGGCATGGGTTTCTAATTAGATGAATTATTAATgagattgaataaaaaaaaggtTTTTATTTCTGAATGAATTAATGTCATTTTTATTTGCACCCAATGGTTGAATGATAAAGTATGGtggttttaaatttattaatgtTCATTTATGTTGGATATGATTACATGAATGTTGTGGAGCGCACAAACTTGAGATTCAATTATGTTTCTTAAGCATGGTTTAAAGTTTCAAACTTACTTTTCacattatgtttttcatttgtTTAGCTTTTTTGGGTGTAAAGACTAAAGAGATTAAAAAAAAGGACAAATCGATGAATAATGTAGATGGGATTTGATCTTCAATTTTGGGTACCAGCCCCATACTAATTTATCAACTAAGTTAGTTATATATATGCACTTAACATTTGATTAGTGAATCGTGGGATAGGAAATGAGACGCATTATGGCACAACGAAATTTTGAACTACGTCCAGTGAACctattttttcttaaataataTAGAGTGCAAAATTTAAAATGATTACTTTAATAGCAGTATCCTAATATTGCGTAGATTCACGTTACAGAGTGGAAACTCGATATCCGAATCGACCCGACCAAAAATAGGAGTAATTGAAAATGACCAGAACCAAGTTGTTATGATCCAAAACTGATGCAGACGATCCGTTTTCCAGGTCAACCTATCACCGGCACGACAACACACGAGACCACAACCATGTATAGTGACATTAATAACACGAGACCATATTAGTATGTGTATAATATGAATCCCCAAATTAAACACATGCATATTAAATAACATTTGATTGTTTTGTCTTAATACAATGACTTTTTTCTATTAACAAAATTTATTCATCGATGAAAAGTTGCATGACATCTACGATTCTCATGATTTTATAGCAATTGGCAATTACTTGACATACAACTATCCAAAACTGCTGCTCAAAattatttgcaccaaaaaatAAAGGTGAAGAAAAACAATAAGAACTCTTTGCAAGTCTGTTTATTTGTGGCCCTAGACATTTCACCGCACATTAGCTGTTAGAGTTATGGTATATCTAGGGTTTTAGTATATTTAGGAAATTAGAGTTGTGTTAGTTTAGGAATCTAATAGAGTCCTAAACCTAATAAATTATGTTATAGTTTCCTATATAAACCAATGATGTAACCAAGTTATAATTAAGCTATTCAGTTATATTATCGTCAATCAATATTATTCTCTATAGTTTATCATTAGCTCCGTCCGGATTTACATGGATCATAACTCATAATGAACATTTATATAAAACGTAtcgtgagagtgatggataactcagttggttagagcttccatcccaATTTTAGGTGATTTTGGGATCGATTCTCACCCCCTCTCTTGTAGCTCAtttgcacccaaaaaaaaaatataaaacataacgTGCATGCATAAACACAAATTATTTTAAAGGGAAGTATACgtgagaagaagaaaaagaagtaaACCAACGATGTTAGTTCAAATTTTAATGGTATTAATTAAGAACATCTATTTTGAAGAGAGTCTtcaaatattttctttattccttACCTTTATACTCTACTACTCTGTTCGTTCCTAAATAATTAGGTACACTACAAAGAATTGTACTATTAAttacgggaaatcccgtcgcgaaaggccaataatcgttgattaacgacgggatttcctgtcgcgaacttgtcataaaagggggtcgtcgttaatagaaaatcccgtcgtaaatccatcgtaaacccgtcataaaagacatttgtgacggttattcccgtcattgtttggttgttagccccgtcacaaaaggcttttgcgacgggatttttgacccgtcgtaattaggttgtcgttaaagatacaaattcttgtagtggtaGTATACTCTATATCGTTTTAACATCGTACAAAACAATTGCtaaaattttatttgaaataCTTATACTATATATAAAAAAACGTTTCTACAAACGGTTACATGCTACGTGGCGCTTTCCCCAATCCACAAATCCTTGCTATGTATCCAGTTTCATTTAAAAAAGAGATATATGTTGGTCTTTTGAACCCACAACCTCCACTATCAACACTAGACCAATAACCAATTGAGCTATAATAttttacatgttatttttgcaaaatt encodes:
- the LOC110792890 gene encoding pathogenesis-related protein 1A, with amino-acid sequence MKLSFLNLFCAILATTLLTLSHADDDNQKQFLEVHNAARTQVGAPPLKWNTTLTTFAQNFADKVKQTCDNTVKSGGPYGENTAAGYGAFTTVDAVNQWVGEKQNYDHNSNVCLKGKECKHYKQVVWKDSLSVGCASITCGAGWPFVVCEYYPPGNVPGKLPY